In Nitrosomonas ureae, the sequence TCCGCAAACCTTGATTAAATATTTGCACATGACCAGGGCAGTTCATCGGCTTGATTGCAAAATCACGTTCATCTGAATGCGTAATGAACATATTTTCACGAAAGTTTTCCCAATGCCCTGAACGTACCCATAAATCCTTATCCAGAATTTGAGGTGTTCGTATTTCGTGATAACCATTCTGACTCAGGATATTCCTCATATACTGCTCTATTTGTTGCCATAGCGTCCATCCTTTTGGATGCCAAAACACCATACCGGATGCTTCGTCTTGCATGTGAAATAAATTCAATTGCTTACCAATCTTGCGGTGATCTCTTTTTTCCGCTTCTTCTAATCGATGCAAGTAATTTTTTTGATCATCTTTGTTAGCCCAAGCTGTTCCGTAAATACGTTGTAGCATTTCATTGTTTGAATCACCGCGCCAATAAGCACCGGCAACTTTCATAAGCTTAAAAACTTTTATTTTTGAAGTGGCAGGAACATGTGGTCCGCGACAAAGATCGGTAAAATCACCTTGAGAATAAAGTGACAAATCTTCATCACCCGGTATTGATTCAATTATTTGAGCTTTGTAATATTCACCTTGTTTTTTAAAAAAATCAATTGCCTTAGCTCGTTCCACTATTTTTCGGTCTATTTTCAAATCTCGTTTACTGATTTCAATCATGCGCCTCTCAATCGCAGTTAGATCATCAAAAGTAAATGAACGCTTGTAAGAAAAATCATAATAAAATCCATCATCGATTACTGGTCCAATAGTTACTTGTGCCTCTGGGAATAATTCTTTTACCGCATGCGCTAACAGATGTGCACAAGAATGCCGGATAATCTCTAATCCTTCATTATCTTTCTCCGTAATAATCGCCAAGTCACTATCATCTTCCATCAGATAACTTAAATCAACCAATTTTCCATTGATTTTTCCAGCGATAGCTGCACGCGCAAGACCAGAACCAATAGTCATAGCAACTTCCATCACACTAACAGGATGTTCAAAAACACGTTCTGATCCATCCGGCAAACGAACTACAGTCACAAATATTCCCTCAAAAGAATCATATTTAACAAAAATGATATGTCATAAATCCCATCACACATCACGAAATTTTATTTGAGCGTGAGGTTATTTATCAAGTGATGTTTTATACCAGTTACTCATTTTTTGCAAACCATTTAGAATCTTCGGTGCAAAACCAATAGCTACTGCATCGACCAAACAATACCAAGCTGCCACTCCACTGGGAGGATTTCCCTGAGTCCAATTAAAAACTGGTTCAATGGATGCCCATTTCCAAGTGCCTGCCGCCGTTCCTATAATCTCAAGCCATGTGCAAATAAAGAAAGCCCCCAGATAAACCATTGGCGACCGCCCTTTGAATAAGCAAATAACAAAAATGCAAAATAAAAAGGCTCCTACTTGATCTCCTTGCTCAGGGATTCCGCTAATACCCCAGATCGACCATAGTCCGCCCGATACAATAACAAAAATTGCCAATTCTTTTGCGTTCATCAAAAAAAAATCTTGAGCGAGAAAGTGCGACTGCTGTCAAATAAACCATCCCATGCCCAGGTGGAACATACAATGGAACATTCCCAAATCGATAGGTATATCCTTCCATATAAATGGAAGCAAAATGCTCTCCTGCAGTTGCAAATACTACCGCAACTACAACTTGCATGCGCACTTCTTTATTTTCGCCAATTAGTAATCCAAACAAGAAAATCCAGGCGATGACTCCCATAATGTTTTGAGTTTCATAACTTGCGCTGCCATCGATTACCAGACTCACTGCAACACAAAAGAAAGTGAAGCCAGCTATAAAGTAGTCTTTATTTCTATGTGGATAAACAATATCCGGCTTTGGAAAATGATTCAGCATACAAAAACCTCAACGAATAAAAAGCCCGCCATAGGCGGGCCATTCAAGTAATGTTTTATATCAAAATCTCACAAAAGAAATCTAGAGCATCCTTTTTAAAAAAAGGATAGATACCCTCTTAAGCGTGAAGGGAATTATTCGTCATCGTCATCCTCTTCATCATCATCCTCTTCGCTTGCGGTTACCTCACTAGCACTATCCTCGTCTTCTTCCTCATCTTCTTCGTCGTCTTCATCTTCTTCATCTTCGTCCGGCTTCAACACCATCTTGCCCGCAGCCAAACTCGCATTCAGATCCGTCATCGGCGCTTCCTCATGCACCAGATTCTGATGACAGTCTATACACGTCGCTCCTTCCGTTTTCATCTTCTTATGCGCTTCCTGGGCATCCGCTCCAGGCGGATTCGGATCTCTATGACAGTCACGGCATGTTACACTGTCCCATTTCTTCAAATTCATCCGCGCATCATGCGCCATAATCAGCCGACGCTCATTAAACTTCTCCAACGTCGAATAATCATTAACCAATTCCAAATAAAGCTCTCTCGCACCATCTACCGCATGCGTATATAACGCTAAATGAAAATTCTTGAATCCTTGCGGTATATGACAGTCCTTACAGCCAGGATTCACCCCTAGTGCCCCATAATGAGTCGATTCCTTGAGTTCCGTCTGCGTATATGTCATCGAGTGACAGCTGGTGCAGAATTCTTCGGTAGATAGCGCCGCTTCTCCTCCAAATACCACCGCTACCAGCAATATCCCCAATAACCCGCCTGTCAGTAGTGTCCCTATCGCACCTTTCTGTAAGCCGCTCATCAGTCTTTTCCTTTTTTATCTTTTTTATCTGCCACTTTCTCTTTGGCATTCGCTTGAAATTCATCATGAAACTTGAACTTGGGTTCCCCTACGAATGTACCATCAAGCTTGTAATGCTCATGCATCGCTTTGACATCCTTCACCATCTTGTCAAAATCAAATGTGTATTTCGCGTCAACTTCCGGAGTAAATGGCGTATAGGGAGCTTTCGCACCTTTCCATGGCGAACCTTCGTAGTTTAAATGACAAGCACTGCAAGCTTCTTCAAAATGAAAGTCTTGCCCTTTGTCTGCCAATACTTTGCGTTGCATGGTAGTGCCTTTGCTTTCAAAGGCCTGACCTCCCTTACGGTGATCTCCCCGATAGCTCTTCCCAGGTCCATGACAGGATTCACAACCAACTGCCGCTAGCGGCTTCTTCGGTGTTTCTACCGTATAGCCACCTTTCTTGCCCCATCCATCAACATGACAGCCTACACAGTCCTTGTCTTGCGTGTAGTCCTTATCCGGATCCAGCTTCGCTTTTATCTTAGCTTCCTTGCGTGTGCCCGGTTTTAACGATTCCATCGCTTTGGCATGCGCCGTGTCATTCCATGATTTAGCTTGCGATTTGTGACATGAACTACATTTCGTACGACCTTCAAAATCCGCCGCCAACACTGTGCCCGAGAAAAATGCAGTCATCGCCAGTATGGCCAATATATGGGTTATCGCGTGTTTCATCTCTCCTCCTTTATACTTTTTTAATTCAAATTTTATGGGTTCGTATTGTACGCTATCATCGTTTTGTGTAAATGATTATGTGTCCGCTTTTTTGGGAGTTTTATTGTCGCTCAAGGCTATTTTTTATTTCTAAGGTAGCTTATATACCCAATAGCCTCCTTGTTGGTAGATCAGTTGCGCCAGATCTTGTTCCGTCGGCGCAGTCTTATCTACAAATGGCAGCATCCTTGCCAACAACGTCTGACTACTTTCTTCATCACTCAGGAAAAATACTCTGATCTCATTGTCTGAAACAGATTGCAGTGTATAGGTGTCAAAATTATTTTCCTTAACTTGCACTTTCATTTGATTGATCATGCCATGCATATTCCCTGTCATCGGAAAATTCTGGTAGGCAACGCCTATACTTTCCGGGTACATGAGCCCTAGTTTATAGACATCGGTCACGTGTACAATCAGGTAGGTCTCACGATCAGAACCAATCAGTTGCCGCAGTTGCTTAATACCGTCTTCCGCTGGTGCCGCCAGTGCCCGACTGAAGTGTTTAAATCGTTCCAATTCCACCGAATCCGCTTTGCTTTGCCAGAATTGTTTTTCATACGCCTGGATCTCTTTGCTGTGCTCCAGCCAAGGAGCCGGTATCATGAGGGGTTCGTTCAGGTGA encodes:
- the cycA gene encoding cytochrome c-550 CycA, with protein sequence MKHAITHILAILAMTAFFSGTVLAADFEGRTKCSSCHKSQAKSWNDTAHAKAMESLKPGTRKEAKIKAKLDPDKDYTQDKDCVGCHVDGWGKKGGYTVETPKKPLAAVGCESCHGPGKSYRGDHRKGGQAFESKGTTMQRKVLADKGQDFHFEEACSACHLNYEGSPWKGAKAPYTPFTPEVDAKYTFDFDKMVKDVKAMHEHYKLDGTFVGEPKFKFHDEFQANAKEKVADKKDKKGKD
- the haoB gene encoding hydroxylamine oxidation protein HaoB, producing the protein MIGADTTDRAAPVVRSGDRLLPSLGIFLVTGGLLLLGWFVYLWFKPIPAPYQYQLVEESDSSKFSKIDLTGWPDLKLGQYKVQADGVGKPIAEFIVARQNDGAPVLIYWKNSTNEVLYNFDRKPSELTVLAEAISKYAPKDALILSWWDTSRQIKLLTGHDTFFTHHLNEPLMIPAPWLEHSKEIQAYEKQFWQSKADSVELERFKHFSRALAAPAEDGIKQLRQLIGSDRETYLIVHVTDVYKLGLMYPESIGVAYQNFPMTGNMHGMINQMKVQVKENNFDTYTLQSVSDNEIRVFFLSDEESSQTLLARMLPFVDKTAPTEQDLAQLIYQQGGYWVYKLP
- a CDS encoding NapC/NirT family cytochrome c — encoded protein: MSGLQKGAIGTLLTGGLLGILLVAVVFGGEAALSTEEFCTSCHSMTYTQTELKESTHYGALGVNPGCKDCHIPQGFKNFHLALYTHAVDGARELYLELVNDYSTLEKFNERRLIMAHDARMNLKKWDSVTCRDCHRDPNPPGADAQEAHKKMKTEGATCIDCHQNLVHEEAPMTDLNASLAAGKMVLKPDEDEEDEDDEEDEEEDEDSASEVTASEEDDDEEDDDDE
- the thrS gene encoding threonine--tRNA ligase, with protein sequence MTVVRLPDGSERVFEHPVSVMEVAMTIGSGLARAAIAGKINGKLVDLSYLMEDDSDLAIITEKDNEGLEIIRHSCAHLLAHAVKELFPEAQVTIGPVIDDGFYYDFSYKRSFTFDDLTAIERRMIEISKRDLKIDRKIVERAKAIDFFKKQGEYYKAQIIESIPGDEDLSLYSQGDFTDLCRGPHVPATSKIKVFKLMKVAGAYWRGDSNNEMLQRIYGTAWANKDDQKNYLHRLEEAEKRDHRKIGKQLNLFHMQDEASGMVFWHPKGWTLWQQIEQYMRNILSQNGYHEIRTPQILDKDLWVRSGHWENFRENMFITHSDERDFAIKPMNCPGHVQIFNQGLRSYRELPIRFAEFGSCHRNEASGALHGIMRVRGFTQDDAHIFCTEDQIQQEVVGFIDLLKIVYADFGFREILIKLSTRPPKRVGSEAQWDKSEAALEAALNEVKLEWERQPGEGAFYGPKIEFSLKDCIGRVWQCGTLQLDFSMPDRLGAEYVAEDNSRQVPVMLHRAILGSLERFIGILIENYAGALPLWLSPEQVVVLNISRTQIDYAQEVVVQLRDNGVRASLDLRNEKITYKIREHSLQKLPYQIIVGDEEVRVNKIAVRNRAGESLGQMKLPDFLVRFNEELSLKV